The following coding sequences lie in one Pseudomonas sp. B33.4 genomic window:
- the lpxC gene encoding UDP-3-O-acyl-N-acetylglucosamine deacetylase, with the protein MIKQRTLKNIIRATGVGLHSGEKVYLTLKPAPVDTGIVFCRADLDPVVQIPARAENVGETTMSTTLINGDVKVDTVEHLLSAMAGLGIDNAYVELSASEVPIMDGSAGPFVFLIQSAGLEEQDAAKKFIRILREVTVEDGDKRATFVPFEGFKVSFEIDFDHPVFRDRTQSASVDFSSTSFVKEVSRARTFGFMSDIEYLRKHNLALGGSVENAIVVDADGVLNEDGLRYEDEFVKHKILDAIGDLYLLGNSLIGEFKGFKSGHALNNQLLRKLIEQTDAWEVVTFEDASTAPISYMRPVAAV; encoded by the coding sequence ATGATTAAACAACGCACACTGAAAAATATTATCCGTGCCACAGGTGTAGGCCTGCACTCCGGTGAGAAGGTCTATCTGACCCTCAAGCCTGCGCCTGTCGACACTGGCATTGTGTTTTGTCGCGCTGACCTCGACCCTGTGGTGCAGATTCCTGCCCGCGCGGAAAACGTCGGTGAAACCACTATGTCGACGACGCTGATCAATGGCGACGTCAAAGTGGACACGGTAGAGCACTTGCTCTCGGCCATGGCTGGCCTGGGCATCGATAACGCCTACGTCGAGCTCTCCGCGTCCGAAGTCCCGATCATGGATGGCAGCGCTGGACCCTTCGTATTCCTGATTCAATCGGCAGGCCTGGAAGAACAGGACGCCGCCAAGAAATTCATCCGCATCCTGCGTGAAGTGACAGTGGAAGACGGCGACAAGCGCGCCACTTTCGTCCCTTTCGAAGGGTTCAAGGTGAGCTTCGAGATCGATTTCGATCACCCGGTATTCCGGGACCGCACCCAAAGTGCAAGCGTGGATTTTTCCAGCACTTCGTTCGTAAAAGAAGTCAGCCGCGCCCGTACCTTTGGTTTCATGAGTGATATCGAGTACCTGCGCAAGCACAACCTCGCACTCGGCGGCAGCGTTGAAAACGCAATCGTGGTCGATGCTGATGGCGTGTTGAACGAAGACGGCCTTCGCTATGAAGACGAATTCGTGAAGCACAAGATCCTCGATGCCATTGGCGACCTGTACCTGCTGGGTAACAGCCTGATTGGTGAGTTCAAAGGCTTCAAGTCCGGTCATGCACTGAACAACCAGCTGTTGCGCAAGTTGATTGAGCAGACAGACGCTTGGGAAGTGGTGACGTTCGAAGACGCCAGTACTGCACCAATCTCTTACATGCGCCCGGTTGCGGCGGTGTAA
- the ftsZ gene encoding cell division protein FtsZ has product MFELVDNIPASPVIKVIGVGGGGGNAVNHMVKSNIEGVEFICANTDAQALKNIGARTILQLGTGVTKGLGAGANPEVGRQAALEDRERIAEVLQGTNMVFITTGMGGGTGTGAAPIIAEVAKEMGILTVAVVTRPFPFEGRKRMQIADEGIRMLSESVDSLITIPNEKLLTILGKDASLLSAFAKADDVLAGAVRGISDIIKRPGMINVDFADVRTVMSEMGMAMMGTGCASGPNRAREATEAAIRNPLLEDVNLQGARGILVNITAGPDLSLGEYSDVGSIIEAFASEHAMVKVGTVIDPDMRDELHVTVVATGLGAKIEKPVKVIDNTVHTSMASAQVQQPAAARQEAPAVNYRDLDRPTVMRNQAQAGAAAAAKMNPQDDLDYLDIPAFLRRQAD; this is encoded by the coding sequence ATGTTCGAACTCGTAGACAACATCCCCGCAAGCCCGGTAATCAAAGTTATCGGTGTTGGCGGTGGCGGCGGCAACGCTGTCAATCACATGGTCAAGAGCAACATCGAAGGCGTTGAGTTCATCTGCGCCAACACTGATGCTCAAGCGCTGAAAAACATCGGCGCGCGCACCATTCTGCAACTGGGCACCGGCGTGACCAAAGGTCTGGGCGCCGGCGCCAACCCTGAAGTAGGTCGTCAGGCCGCTCTCGAAGATCGTGAGCGCATTGCCGAAGTCCTGCAGGGCACCAATATGGTGTTCATCACCACTGGCATGGGTGGCGGTACCGGTACCGGTGCTGCGCCGATCATCGCCGAAGTGGCCAAGGAAATGGGCATTCTGACCGTTGCTGTAGTAACGCGTCCGTTCCCGTTCGAAGGCCGCAAGCGTATGCAGATCGCCGACGAAGGCATCCGCATGCTTTCGGAAAGCGTCGACTCGTTGATCACCATTCCCAACGAGAAGCTGCTGACCATCCTCGGTAAAGACGCCAGCCTGCTGTCGGCTTTCGCCAAGGCAGACGATGTACTGGCCGGTGCCGTTCGCGGTATCTCCGACATCATCAAGCGTCCGGGCATGATCAACGTCGACTTCGCCGACGTGCGTACCGTGATGAGCGAAATGGGCATGGCGATGATGGGCACTGGCTGCGCCAGCGGTCCGAACCGTGCACGTGAAGCCACCGAAGCGGCGATCCGCAACCCGCTGCTGGAAGACGTGAACCTGCAAGGCGCACGCGGCATCCTGGTGAACATCACCGCCGGTCCTGACCTGTCCCTGGGTGAGTACTCCGACGTGGGTAGCATCATCGAAGCCTTTGCTTCCGAGCACGCAATGGTCAAGGTCGGTACCGTTATCGATCCGGACATGCGTGACGAACTGCACGTAACCGTGGTTGCCACTGGTCTGGGCGCGAAAATCGAGAAGCCTGTAAAGGTCATCGACAACACCGTTCATACCTCCATGGCTTCTGCTCAGGTACAACAACCGGCTGCGGCCCGTCAGGAAGCGCCAGCGGTGAACTACCGTGATCTGGACCGTCCGACCGTCATGCGCAACCAGGCTCAGGCCGGTGCTGCGGCTGCCGCGAAGATGAATCCGCAAGATGATCTGGACTATCTGGACATCCCGGCTTTCCTGCGTCGTCAGGCCGATTGA
- a CDS encoding D-alanine--D-alanine ligase, with product MTAAYAKLFSTIAPKDFGRVAVLFGGLSAEREVSLKSGNAVLDALQSAGVDAFGIDVGDDILQRLLSEKIDRAFIILHGRGGEDGSMQGLLEVAGIPYTGSGILASALAMDKLRTKQVWHSLGIPTPRHAVLCSEADCISAATELGFPLIVKPAHEGSSIGMAKVSSASELIDAWKAASTYDSQVLVEQWIQGPEFTIATLRDQVLPPIALGTPHTFYDYDAKYIANDTQYRIPCGLDAAKEQELMDLTAKASEALGIAGWGRADVMQDADGQFWFLEVNTAPGMTDHSLVPMAARAAGLDFQQLVLAILAASVEDARG from the coding sequence ATGACTGCTGCCTACGCCAAGCTGTTTTCCACCATCGCGCCGAAAGACTTCGGCCGCGTCGCCGTGCTCTTCGGCGGCCTGAGTGCCGAGCGTGAGGTTTCGCTGAAATCCGGTAACGCCGTGCTCGACGCACTGCAAAGTGCTGGCGTGGACGCGTTCGGCATCGACGTTGGCGATGACATTCTGCAACGTCTGCTCAGCGAAAAGATTGATCGCGCGTTCATCATTCTTCACGGCCGTGGCGGTGAAGACGGCTCCATGCAGGGCTTGCTCGAAGTGGCGGGCATTCCGTACACCGGCAGCGGCATTCTGGCTTCGGCACTGGCGATGGACAAACTGCGCACCAAGCAGGTCTGGCACAGCCTCGGGATTCCGACGCCGCGTCACGCCGTGCTGTGCAGCGAAGCCGATTGTATTTCGGCAGCGACGGAACTGGGCTTCCCTTTGATCGTCAAACCGGCGCATGAAGGTTCAAGTATCGGGATGGCCAAAGTGAGTTCTGCGTCCGAGTTGATCGACGCATGGAAAGCGGCCAGTACCTACGATTCGCAAGTCTTGGTTGAGCAATGGATTCAAGGTCCGGAGTTCACCATCGCCACCCTGCGTGACCAGGTGTTGCCTCCTATCGCCCTGGGTACACCGCACACGTTCTACGACTACGACGCCAAGTACATCGCCAACGATACCCAGTACCGCATTCCGTGCGGGCTGGATGCCGCCAAGGAACAGGAGCTCATGGATCTCACGGCCAAGGCCAGTGAGGCGCTGGGTATTGCCGGTTGGGGCCGGGCGGACGTGATGCAGGACGCCGACGGGCAGTTCTGGTTCCTGGAAGTGAACACCGCTCCGGGCATGACCGATCACAGTCTGGTGCCGATGGCCGCGCGTGCGGCCGGCCTGGATTTCCAGCAACTGGTTCTGGCCATTCTGGCCGCCAGTGTTGAAGACGCTCGAGGTTAA
- the murC gene encoding UDP-N-acetylmuramate--L-alanine ligase — translation MVENQKAMPQPEMRRIRRIHFVGIGGVGMCGIAEVLLNLGYEVSGSDLKASPVTERLESFGAHIYIGHRAENAATADVLVVSSAVNTSNPEVATALERRIPVVPRAEMLAELMRYRHGIAVAGTHGKTTTTSLIASVFAAGGLDPTFVIGGRLNAAGTNAQLGTSRYLIAEADESDASFLHLQPLVAVVTNIDADHMATYDGDFNKLKKTFVEFLHNLPFYGLAVMCLDDPVVREILPLVKRPTVTYGFSEDADVRAINIRQQGMQTFFTVLRPDREPLDVSVNMPGNHNVLNSLATICIATDEGVSDEAIVQGLSGFQGVGRRFQVYGELPVDGGNVMLVDDYGHHPTEVAAVIKAVRGGWPERRLVMVYQPHRYSRTRDLYDDFVNVLADANVLLLMEVYPAGEEPIPGADSRKLCNSIRQRGQLDPIYIERGVDLAPLVKPLLRAGDILLCQGAGDIGGLAPKLLKSELFAGAVAAPVEGKLK, via the coding sequence ATGGTTGAGAATCAGAAAGCCATGCCACAACCGGAAATGCGCCGCATCCGTCGCATCCACTTCGTCGGCATCGGCGGCGTGGGCATGTGCGGGATTGCTGAAGTGTTGTTGAACCTGGGCTATGAAGTCTCCGGTTCCGACCTGAAAGCTTCGCCGGTGACCGAACGTCTGGAATCGTTCGGCGCGCACATCTACATCGGCCACCGTGCAGAGAACGCCGCGACTGCCGATGTGCTGGTGGTGTCGAGCGCTGTGAACACTTCCAATCCGGAAGTCGCGACCGCCCTTGAGCGTCGTATTCCGGTAGTGCCGCGTGCCGAAATGCTCGCCGAACTGATGCGCTATCGCCACGGCATCGCCGTCGCCGGTACACATGGCAAAACCACCACCACCAGCCTGATCGCTTCGGTGTTCGCTGCCGGTGGTCTGGACCCGACGTTCGTTATCGGTGGTCGTCTGAATGCCGCGGGCACCAATGCCCAGCTCGGCACCAGCCGCTACCTGATCGCCGAAGCCGATGAAAGCGATGCGAGTTTCCTGCACCTGCAACCGCTGGTGGCCGTGGTCACCAACATCGACGCCGACCACATGGCGACCTACGACGGTGACTTCAACAAGCTGAAGAAAACCTTCGTCGAGTTCCTGCACAACCTGCCGTTCTACGGTTTGGCGGTGATGTGCCTGGACGATCCGGTGGTGCGCGAAATCCTCCCGCTGGTGAAACGTCCGACCGTGACTTACGGCTTCAGCGAAGACGCTGACGTCCGCGCGATCAATATTCGCCAGCAAGGCATGCAGACCTTCTTCACCGTGCTGCGCCCGGATCGCGAGCCGCTGGACGTGTCGGTGAACATGCCCGGCAACCACAACGTCCTCAACTCGCTGGCGACCATTTGCATCGCCACCGACGAAGGCGTCAGCGATGAAGCCATCGTTCAGGGCCTCTCGGGTTTCCAGGGTGTTGGTCGACGCTTCCAGGTCTACGGCGAACTGCCAGTGGACGGCGGCAACGTGATGCTGGTCGATGACTACGGTCACCACCCGACCGAAGTCGCTGCGGTGATTAAAGCTGTACGCGGTGGCTGGCCGGAGCGCCGTCTGGTGATGGTCTACCAGCCGCACCGTTACAGCCGCACCCGCGATCTGTACGACGATTTCGTCAATGTCCTGGCCGACGCCAACGTGCTGCTGTTGATGGAAGTTTATCCGGCCGGCGAAGAGCCGATCCCGGGCGCCGACAGCCGCAAGCTGTGCAACAGCATCCGCCAGCGCGGCCAGCTCGACCCGATCTACATCGAGCGTGGCGTCGATCTGGCGCCGCTGGTCAAACCGCTGCTGCGCGCGGGCGACATCCTGCTGTGCCAGGGCGCGGGTGATATCGGCGGTCTCGCGCCGAAGCTGTTGAAAAGTGAATTGTTCGCTGGCGCCGTGGCGGCGCCGGTCGAGGGGAAGTTGAAATGA
- the ftsA gene encoding cell division protein FtsA, with protein MANVQSGKMIVGLDIGTSKVVALVGEVSDDGSLEIVGIGTHPSRGLKKGVVVNIESTVQSIQRAIEEAQLMAGCRIHSAFVGVAGNHIRSLNSHGIVAIRDREVSSADLERVLDAAQAVAIPADQRVLHTLPQDYVIDNQEGVREPLGMSGVRLEAKVHVVTCAVNAAQNIEKCVRRCGLEIDDIILEQLASAYSVLTDDEKELGVCLVDIGGGTTDIAIFTEGAIRHTAVIPIAGDQVTNDIAMALRTPTQYAEEIKIRYACALAKLAGAGETIKVPSVGDRPPRELSRQALAEVVEPRYDELFTLIQAELRRSGYEDLIPAGIVLTGGTSKMEGATELAEEIFHMPVRLGVPHGVKGLDDVVRNPIYSTGVGLLMYGLQKQSDGVSFSGIGSRDSYSNEEPQAPLLDRLKKWVQGNF; from the coding sequence ATGGCAAACGTGCAAAGCGGCAAAATGATCGTCGGTCTCGATATCGGCACCTCCAAGGTGGTGGCGCTGGTCGGCGAGGTCTCCGACGACGGCTCGCTGGAAATCGTCGGGATCGGTACCCATCCGTCCCGTGGCCTGAAGAAGGGCGTGGTGGTCAACATCGAGTCCACCGTGCAATCGATCCAGCGCGCGATCGAAGAAGCCCAACTGATGGCGGGCTGCCGCATTCACTCGGCGTTCGTCGGCGTGGCGGGCAATCACATCCGCAGCCTGAACTCCCACGGCATCGTCGCGATCCGTGATCGCGAAGTCAGCTCGGCCGACCTTGAGCGCGTTCTTGACGCCGCTCAGGCCGTGGCGATCCCGGCTGACCAGCGTGTGCTGCACACCTTGCCGCAGGATTACGTGATCGATAACCAGGAAGGCGTTCGCGAACCACTGGGCATGTCCGGCGTACGTCTGGAAGCCAAGGTTCACGTGGTCACCTGCGCCGTCAACGCCGCACAGAACATTGAAAAATGCGTGCGTCGCTGCGGTCTGGAAATCGACGACATCATTCTCGAGCAACTGGCCTCGGCTTACTCGGTCCTGACCGACGACGAGAAAGAACTGGGCGTGTGCCTGGTCGACATCGGCGGCGGCACCACCGACATCGCGATCTTCACCGAAGGCGCGATCCGCCACACCGCGGTGATCCCGATTGCCGGTGATCAGGTGACCAACGACATCGCCATGGCGTTGCGCACCCCGACCCAGTACGCCGAAGAAATCAAAATCCGCTACGCCTGCGCCCTGGCCAAACTGGCCGGTGCCGGTGAAACCATCAAGGTGCCGAGCGTCGGCGACCGTCCACCGCGCGAACTGTCGCGTCAGGCCCTGGCCGAAGTGGTCGAGCCGCGTTACGACGAACTGTTCACGCTGATTCAGGCCGAGCTGCGTCGCAGCGGCTACGAAGACCTGATCCCGGCCGGCATCGTCCTCACCGGCGGTACGTCGAAGATGGAAGGCGCCACTGAACTGGCCGAAGAGATCTTCCACATGCCGGTCCGTCTGGGCGTGCCGCATGGCGTGAAAGGCCTGGATGACGTGGTGCGCAACCCGATTTATTCCACTGGCGTTGGCTTGTTGATGTACGGCCTGCAAAAGCAGTCCGACGGGGTTTCGTTCTCCGGCATCGGCAGCCGCGACAGCTACAGCAACGAAGAGCCACAGGCGCCGTTGCTGGACCGATTGAAGAAGTGGGTTCAAGGCAACTTTTAA
- the ftsW gene encoding putative lipid II flippase FtsW — MSLFNIIKPYPSPIITGRGIDLDFPMLAGCLALLGLGLIMIASASTEVAAAQSGSPLYYMIRHLIYVVLGLGACIVTMMIPIATWQRLGWLMLIGAFGLLVMVIIPGIGREVNGSMRWIGFSFFNVQPSEIAKVFVVIYLAGYLVRRQKEVRESWMGFFKPFIVLLPMAGLLLMEPDFGATVVMMGAAAAMLFLGGVGLFRFSLMVVLAVGAVVLLIQMQPYRMARLTNFADPWADQFGAGYQLSQALIAFGRGEWLGVGLGNSVQKQFYLPEAHTDFVFSVLAEELGAVGSLCTVALFVFVCIRGMYIGLWAEKAKQFFAAYVAYGLSFLWIGQFLINIGVNVGLLPTKGLTLPFLSYGGSSLVICCACLGLLLRIEWESRTHLGSEEMEFHESDFAEEPNHGR; from the coding sequence ATGAGTCTGTTCAATATTATCAAGCCGTACCCGTCGCCGATCATTACCGGGCGCGGCATCGATCTCGACTTCCCGATGCTCGCCGGTTGCCTGGCGCTGCTCGGTCTCGGTTTGATCATGATCGCCTCGGCATCCACTGAAGTGGCGGCGGCGCAATCGGGCAGTCCGCTGTACTACATGATTCGCCACCTTATTTATGTGGTGCTGGGTCTGGGCGCGTGCATCGTCACCATGATGATTCCGATCGCCACCTGGCAACGCCTCGGCTGGCTGATGCTGATCGGTGCGTTCGGCTTGCTGGTGATGGTGATCATTCCCGGTATCGGCCGCGAAGTGAACGGTTCGATGCGCTGGATCGGTTTCAGCTTCTTCAACGTGCAGCCGTCCGAGATCGCCAAAGTGTTCGTGGTGATCTACCTCGCCGGCTATCTGGTGCGGCGTCAGAAGGAAGTGCGCGAGAGCTGGATGGGCTTCTTCAAGCCGTTCATCGTGCTGCTGCCGATGGCCGGTCTGTTGCTGATGGAGCCGGACTTCGGTGCCACCGTCGTGATGATGGGCGCTGCGGCGGCGATGCTGTTCCTCGGCGGGGTCGGACTGTTCCGCTTCTCGCTGATGGTGGTGTTGGCGGTCGGGGCCGTGGTCCTGCTGATTCAGATGCAGCCATATCGTATGGCGCGTCTGACCAACTTCGCCGATCCGTGGGCTGACCAGTTCGGCGCCGGCTATCAGTTGTCGCAAGCGTTGATCGCCTTCGGTCGCGGTGAATGGCTGGGAGTCGGTCTGGGCAACAGCGTGCAGAAGCAGTTCTACCTGCCGGAAGCGCACACCGACTTCGTGTTCTCGGTGCTGGCTGAAGAATTGGGCGCCGTCGGTTCGCTGTGCACCGTCGCGCTGTTCGTGTTCGTGTGTATTCGCGGCATGTACATCGGCCTGTGGGCGGAGAAAGCCAAACAGTTCTTCGCCGCGTATGTGGCTTACGGTCTGTCGTTCCTGTGGATTGGTCAGTTCCTGATCAACATCGGGGTGAACGTCGGCCTGCTGCCCACCAAAGGTCTGACCTTGCCGTTCCTCAGTTACGGCGGCAGCTCGTTGGTGATCTGCTGTGCCTGCCTTGGCTTGTTGCTGCGGATCGAGTGGGAGAGTCGAACCCATCTGGGCAGTGAAGAGATGGAATTCCATGAGAGCGACTTCGCCGAGGAGCCGAATCATGGGCGCTAA
- a CDS encoding sensor domain-containing diguanylate cyclase, giving the protein MIASRTPPVAGKTGRPELLLICGSLLTVIAIVCIVTFLLIREHANARESATRSATTIAQLIDADVLRTVELYDLTLQGLIAAAQRDDLQDVSPQIRHLALFDRSTTARFKGDILLLDKHGDVIADSSRVEPKPGNFADRDYFLAHAFNRDVGMFISRPFKTRCDCDEANQWRISFSRRISSDTGEFAGVAVASMKLDYFDQLFNSLDIGKDSTLNIIDNDGVLLAQKPYLQSDSIGKSFGNRPNVIRILRDKDGNGSFTSTSSMDQQQRLYTYSRVGNLPLTVMVALSSDEVFGTWRRTAMLISGATGVLCVGLLWLTWLLARELRLRQRAERELAQLAATDALTGVANRRMLDQALRHEWFRAQRSGKPMSVMMIDADHFKAFNDRHGHQAGDQALRELAKVITTNVRRPADLVARYGGEEFSVILAETDGHGAQQIAEHIRQAVEQLPLVDGAERPMTVSIGIATGTAASEMTLEQLLFAADKALYQAKEGGRNRVVVAA; this is encoded by the coding sequence ATGATCGCGAGCCGTACCCCACCCGTTGCGGGCAAGACCGGACGCCCCGAGCTGCTGCTGATCTGCGGCAGTTTGCTGACCGTGATCGCGATTGTGTGCATTGTCACTTTCCTGCTGATCCGCGAGCACGCCAACGCTCGGGAATCGGCAACCCGCAGCGCCACCACCATCGCTCAATTGATTGATGCCGATGTGCTACGCACGGTCGAGTTGTACGACTTGACCCTGCAAGGCCTGATCGCCGCCGCCCAGCGCGATGACCTGCAAGATGTTTCGCCGCAGATCCGCCATCTGGCGCTGTTTGACCGCTCAACCACGGCGCGATTCAAGGGCGATATTCTGTTGCTCGACAAGCATGGGGATGTAATTGCCGATTCCTCGCGAGTCGAGCCGAAACCGGGCAACTTTGCCGACCGCGATTATTTCCTCGCCCACGCGTTCAATCGCGATGTCGGCATGTTTATCAGCCGCCCGTTCAAGACCCGTTGCGACTGCGATGAAGCCAATCAGTGGCGCATCAGCTTCAGCCGACGGATTTCCTCGGACACCGGTGAGTTCGCCGGAGTGGCCGTGGCGTCGATGAAGCTCGATTACTTCGATCAGTTGTTCAACAGCCTCGACATCGGCAAGGACAGCACGTTGAACATTATCGACAACGACGGTGTTCTGCTGGCGCAAAAGCCCTATCTGCAAAGCGATTCGATCGGAAAGAGCTTCGGCAACCGGCCCAACGTGATACGGATCCTGCGCGACAAGGATGGCAATGGCAGTTTCACCAGTACCTCGAGCATGGACCAGCAGCAGCGCCTCTATACCTATTCGCGGGTCGGCAATTTGCCGCTGACGGTGATGGTTGCACTGTCCAGCGATGAAGTGTTCGGCACCTGGCGGCGCACCGCGATGTTGATCAGCGGCGCCACGGGGGTGCTGTGCGTGGGCTTGCTATGGCTGACCTGGCTACTGGCCCGCGAGTTGCGTTTGCGCCAGCGTGCCGAGCGGGAGCTGGCGCAACTGGCTGCTACCGATGCGCTGACTGGCGTGGCCAATCGGCGAATGCTCGATCAGGCACTGCGTCATGAGTGGTTCCGCGCCCAACGCTCGGGCAAACCGATGTCGGTGATGATGATCGATGCCGATCACTTCAAGGCCTTCAATGATCGACATGGGCATCAGGCCGGGGATCAAGCGTTGCGCGAACTGGCCAAGGTGATCACGACGAACGTACGGCGACCGGCAGATCTGGTCGCGCGCTATGGCGGTGAGGAGTTTTCGGTGATTCTCGCCGAGACCGACGGTCATGGCGCGCAGCAGATTGCCGAGCATATTCGTCAGGCGGTGGAGCAGTTGCCATTGGTCGACGGGGCCGAGCGGCCGATGACGGTGAGTATTGGCATCGCGACGGGGACGGCGGCGAGTGAGATGACGCTGGAACAGTTGCTGTTTGCGGCGGACAAGGCGTTGTATCAGGCCAAGGAAGGTGGGCGGAATCGGGTGGTGGTGGCGGCCTGA
- the murG gene encoding undecaprenyldiphospho-muramoylpentapeptide beta-N-acetylglucosaminyltransferase has protein sequence MGANVLIMAGGTGGHVFPALACAREFQARGYTVHWLGTPRGIENELVPAAGLELHRINATGLRGKGKLSLLKAPFMLLKSVWQARAIIRRLKPVCVVGFGGYVTGPGGLAAKLAGVPVIVHEQNAVAGTANRLLVPFAARVCEAFPDTFTLSDTRRTTGNPVRSELFLDTSRPALAGRKARLLILGGSLGAEPLNKLLPEALAQVAADLRPEVFHQAGKNHDEVTAERYRAAGVDAQVQPFIKDMAQAYGWADLVVCRAGALTISELAAAGLPSMLVPLPHAIDDHQTRNADYLAREGAAFLMPQRTTGAADLAARLTEVLMQPQRLEDMAQAARRLAKPDATRSVVDTCLEVAHG, from the coding sequence ATGGGCGCTAACGTATTGATCATGGCCGGCGGCACCGGCGGCCACGTGTTCCCGGCGCTGGCCTGTGCCCGCGAGTTCCAGGCGCGCGGCTACACCGTGCACTGGCTCGGCACACCGCGCGGGATCGAGAACGAACTGGTCCCGGCCGCAGGGCTGGAACTGCACCGCATCAACGCTACCGGCCTGCGCGGCAAGGGCAAGCTGTCGCTGCTCAAGGCGCCGTTCATGCTGTTGAAGTCGGTGTGGCAGGCGCGGGCGATCATTCGTCGCTTGAAGCCAGTGTGTGTGGTCGGCTTCGGTGGTTATGTGACTGGTCCCGGTGGTCTTGCCGCGAAACTGGCCGGCGTGCCGGTGATCGTTCACGAGCAGAACGCTGTGGCCGGCACCGCCAATCGGTTGCTGGTGCCGTTCGCCGCCCGGGTGTGTGAAGCGTTCCCCGACACCTTTACTCTGTCGGACACCCGCCGTACCACCGGAAACCCGGTGCGCAGCGAGCTGTTCCTCGACACATCGCGACCAGCCCTGGCCGGTCGCAAAGCGCGTTTGCTGATCCTCGGCGGAAGCCTTGGCGCAGAACCGTTGAACAAGTTGCTGCCTGAAGCCCTGGCCCAAGTCGCTGCCGATTTGCGCCCGGAAGTGTTTCATCAGGCCGGCAAAAACCACGATGAAGTGACTGCAGAGCGCTACCGCGCCGCCGGCGTCGATGCGCAGGTGCAGCCGTTCATCAAAGACATGGCCCAGGCCTATGGCTGGGCTGACCTGGTGGTGTGCCGTGCAGGCGCATTGACCATCAGTGAGCTGGCTGCCGCCGGTCTGCCCTCGATGCTGGTGCCTTTGCCCCACGCGATCGACGATCACCAGACCCGCAACGCCGATTATTTGGCCCGTGAAGGCGCTGCCTTCCTGATGCCGCAGAGAACGACTGGTGCCGCGGACCTTGCCGCGCGCCTGACAGAGGTCTTGATGCAACCGCAACGACTCGAAGATATGGCCCAAGCGGCCCGCCGTCTGGCGAAACCCGATGCCACCCGTAGCGTGGTCGATACCTGTCTGGAGGTGGCCCATGGTTGA
- a CDS encoding cell division protein FtsQ/DivIB, whose translation MQGAQLRHQPPAPGRKPVPRGASRMVAKEPMSARLPKANFGFLRSLFWPVLLVALGFGTYEGATRLLPYADRPITKIAVQGDLSYISQQAVQQRIAPYVASSFFTIDLAGMRTELEQMPWIAHAEVRRVWPDQVVIRLEEQLPVARWGDESLLNNQGQAFTPKELANYEHLPQLFGPQRAQQQVMQQYQVLSQMLRPLGFSIARLELRERGSWFLTTGAGSSGPGIELLLGRGNLVEKMRRFIAIYDKTLKDQITNIARIDLRYANGLAVGWREPVAPTTAQPAVAKN comes from the coding sequence ATGCAAGGCGCTCAGCTCCGACATCAGCCTCCCGCACCCGGCCGCAAGCCGGTGCCGCGGGGTGCCAGCCGCATGGTGGCGAAAGAGCCGATGTCCGCGCGCCTGCCGAAAGCCAATTTCGGTTTTCTGCGAAGTCTGTTCTGGCCGGTGCTGTTGGTCGCGCTGGGCTTTGGTACATACGAAGGGGCAACGCGTCTGCTGCCCTACGCCGACCGGCCGATCACCAAGATCGCCGTGCAGGGCGACCTGAGCTACATCAGTCAGCAAGCGGTGCAGCAGCGGATCGCGCCGTACGTGGCGTCGAGCTTCTTCACCATCGACCTGGCCGGCATGCGCACCGAGCTTGAGCAGATGCCGTGGATCGCCCACGCCGAAGTACGTCGTGTGTGGCCGGACCAGGTGGTGATCCGCCTCGAAGAGCAACTGCCGGTGGCGCGTTGGGGCGACGAGTCGTTGCTGAACAACCAGGGCCAGGCGTTTACGCCCAAGGAACTGGCGAACTACGAACATCTGCCACAGCTGTTCGGTCCACAACGGGCCCAGCAGCAAGTCATGCAGCAGTATCAGGTGCTGAGCCAGATGCTGCGGCCATTGGGCTTCTCGATTGCGCGCCTGGAATTGCGTGAACGCGGGAGTTGGTTCCTTACTACCGGTGCTGGCAGTTCCGGCCCCGGCATCGAGTTGCTGCTGGGACGCGGCAACCTGGTGGAAAAGATGCGCCGCTTCATCGCCATCTATGACAAGACGCTTAAAGACCAGATTACGAACATTGCGCGCATCGATCTGCGCTACGCCAACGGCCTCGCTGTTGGCTGGCGGGAACCAGTAGCGCCGACGACAGCCCAACCCGCTGTCGCAAAGAATTAA